The following proteins are encoded in a genomic region of Galbibacter sp. BG1:
- a CDS encoding TonB-dependent receptor codes for MFRFVTILLIFKLSTSFSQERFEISGVVTATSGEPLAGINVMIQNTNKGTSTDSNGVFSIQNIQKKRIKLSFTGIGYKDRIILVDFSKEDAPFLQVSIEESSIELEEVSVQTDAAKSAAQAQAVEVLDLSSAKIKSISVPQLINQTSGLKVRQNAGVGSNTEININGLQGKAIRFFKDGVPLDYLGRAFNFSLLPVDALERIDVYKGVLPASLGSDALGGGVNFVTKQRLSNYLDASYQYGSFNSQQFNLNGYYAIPNSKFGVSLSSYYISSDNDYKIDVLVPDPETAREEEANVRRFHDGVAPFYSEVKVDLHETSFADRWEIGFNYFDYDKELQNDIYQTEPYGEANFEESNFGLTMRYQKQFDRFSADVFAVYGELKTKTIDTTANRYNWYGEVERREENGGELSATKSLQNITFTNNLVRAYFGYKLNDEHELLLNHVYSRQTRLGSDPFAIKIANTDIDPLTIEAKYVKNVTGLGIRSSLWNNKIINEFTVKRFGILTQAVDLNFAYEGDVPEESQNNYGIANSVRYNLENKGFLRFTYEYATRIPDAEEYFGDGLFIVGNPNLVPERSHNVNLAANLPLDKQKSWWLDTNVFFRDQKNLVQLIPNIPYATYDNWSNVRVMGIEAGIKKTLHKNLTTNLNATFQDLRRVDVDNPQEELNEGSRVPNVPYLFANLNIDYKIFNPFATNDRFDLYTNFGYTHFYYRFSIPKDLESDNIFEKPDVDADEFLIPTQYVWDLGISYKVNNQPLWLSMAVNNILNEDQFDNFRVQKPGRNINFKIRYTIN; via the coding sequence ATGTTTCGGTTCGTTACTATCTTATTGATCTTTAAGCTTTCAACCTCTTTTTCGCAAGAGCGATTCGAAATTTCTGGAGTAGTTACCGCTACATCTGGAGAGCCTTTAGCCGGTATCAATGTGATGATACAAAACACCAATAAAGGAACTTCTACCGATTCCAATGGTGTATTTTCAATTCAGAATATTCAGAAGAAAAGGATAAAACTTTCGTTTACCGGTATTGGATATAAAGACAGAATTATCCTGGTAGATTTTAGCAAGGAAGATGCTCCTTTCCTTCAAGTAAGCATTGAAGAATCTTCTATCGAGCTGGAAGAGGTGAGCGTGCAAACCGACGCTGCGAAAAGCGCAGCTCAAGCGCAAGCGGTAGAAGTGCTAGATCTAAGTTCAGCCAAGATAAAGTCGATTTCCGTTCCGCAGTTAATCAATCAAACCTCAGGCCTTAAAGTACGCCAGAATGCTGGTGTAGGAAGCAATACCGAAATTAATATAAATGGGTTACAAGGAAAAGCAATCCGTTTTTTTAAGGATGGGGTTCCTTTAGATTATCTTGGAAGGGCCTTTAATTTTAGTTTACTTCCTGTAGACGCCCTAGAGCGTATCGATGTTTACAAAGGTGTTTTACCGGCCTCCTTGGGCTCGGATGCTTTGGGTGGTGGTGTGAATTTTGTAACCAAACAAAGGCTGAGCAATTATCTTGACGCTTCTTACCAATACGGCTCTTTTAATTCCCAACAATTTAACTTAAATGGATATTATGCCATTCCAAATTCTAAATTTGGCGTAAGCTTGTCCAGTTATTACATCAGTTCCGACAACGATTATAAGATTGACGTGCTTGTACCCGACCCAGAAACAGCCCGTGAAGAAGAGGCCAATGTTAGACGTTTCCACGATGGGGTAGCTCCCTTTTATTCTGAAGTAAAAGTAGATTTGCATGAAACAAGTTTTGCAGACCGATGGGAGATAGGTTTCAATTACTTTGATTATGATAAAGAACTTCAAAACGATATTTATCAAACCGAGCCATACGGAGAAGCAAATTTTGAAGAAAGTAATTTTGGACTTACCATGCGCTACCAAAAGCAGTTCGATCGCTTTAGTGCAGATGTTTTTGCCGTTTATGGCGAGCTGAAAACAAAAACAATAGATACCACCGCCAACAGATACAATTGGTATGGCGAAGTAGAACGCAGGGAAGAAAACGGAGGTGAACTTTCTGCTACCAAATCTCTGCAAAATATAACTTTTACAAACAATTTGGTAAGGGCATATTTTGGTTACAAACTCAACGATGAGCACGAACTATTGTTAAATCACGTTTATTCAAGACAAACTCGCTTGGGTAGCGATCCATTTGCTATTAAAATTGCCAATACCGATATCGACCCGCTTACCATTGAAGCTAAATATGTAAAAAATGTTACTGGTCTTGGCATTCGCAGTTCCCTGTGGAATAACAAAATTATAAATGAGTTTACAGTAAAAAGATTTGGCATTCTTACGCAAGCTGTGGATTTAAATTTTGCCTATGAAGGAGATGTCCCTGAAGAATCCCAAAATAATTATGGAATTGCCAATTCCGTTCGCTACAATCTGGAGAATAAAGGATTTTTAAGGTTTACCTATGAATATGCCACCCGTATTCCAGATGCCGAAGAGTATTTTGGGGATGGTTTGTTTATCGTTGGAAACCCAAATCTTGTTCCAGAAAGGAGCCATAATGTGAACCTTGCTGCTAATTTGCCTTTGGATAAACAAAAATCTTGGTGGTTGGATACCAATGTATTTTTTAGGGATCAAAAAAACTTGGTTCAACTCATTCCAAATATTCCATACGCTACTTACGATAATTGGTCCAATGTTCGGGTTATGGGAATAGAAGCCGGGATCAAAAAAACGTTGCATAAAAACCTGACTACCAATTTAAACGCGACCTTTCAGGATTTAAGACGTGTGGACGTCGATAATCCTCAAGAAGAACTCAATGAGGGGTCAAGGGTGCCCAATGTTCCCTATTTATTCGCCAACCTCAACATAGATTATAAAATTTTCAATCCGTTTGCCACCAACGACCGTTTCGACCTATACACCAATTTTGGTTACACCCATTTTTATTACAGATTTTCCATTCCGAAGGATTTAGAATCGGATAACATTTTTGAAAAACCCGACGTAGACGCCGATGAGTTCCTAATCCCTACGCAATACGTCTGGGATTTGGGGATATCTTATAAAGTAAACAACCAACCTTTATGGCTAAGCATGGCGGTCAATAATATTTTAAACGAGGATCAATTCGATAATTTCCGGGTACAAAAACCTGGAAGAAATATAAATTTTAAAATTAGATATACTATAAATTAA
- a CDS encoding DUF692 family multinuclear iron-containing protein: MISKAENKFQCLPELGVGIIYSQKIKEINFPKGLLDTLEIEPQTLCIRDKNDNLILPKKVFKDLNNLPYNKLVHSIGAPVGGSVKPTEEQLKLIDYCSRLFNSPWITEHLSFNATTSFNTGFFLPPCQTEEGLQVAIENIQILQSKLKKPIAIETGVNYLRCNNKEIEDGNFVAELCKATDCGILLDIHNLFANQLNGRQSIETFIGQIPKDNVVEIHIAGGTELNNLWLDSHSGPIDQRLLDITKEVLPEFKNLKAVTYEVFDSYLPIIGDKVVIKELEKVRNLWESRKVKPISGANTEMPKEVINIQKFNQNYSVKEWENTLANLAIDRSFSGGLKGMAKSNPDRIAMYQSLIKEFRASMIARIYKLTVRYLMLTLGMDAFYVILQDFWSKTPPEQLSYKEAQNFAQYLENKAYKMPWLYRLLRYEVAILNSILRHTTEIVSFDVDPMPMLNALHEGKLPEMIGKSGDYEIEITPDAHDTAQWTAISS, translated from the coding sequence ATGATCTCTAAAGCCGAGAATAAATTTCAATGCCTACCCGAATTGGGGGTGGGCATTATTTATTCCCAAAAAATCAAAGAAATAAATTTTCCTAAGGGATTATTGGATACTTTAGAGATTGAACCCCAGACACTTTGTATTAGAGACAAGAACGATAATTTGATTTTGCCAAAAAAGGTTTTTAAAGACCTCAATAATTTGCCATACAACAAGCTGGTGCACAGTATAGGAGCTCCGGTTGGAGGGTCCGTAAAACCCACAGAGGAACAACTAAAGCTTATCGATTATTGCAGTCGATTATTTAACAGTCCATGGATTACAGAACACCTTAGTTTTAATGCCACTACTTCTTTCAATACTGGGTTTTTTCTTCCACCATGCCAAACTGAAGAAGGATTACAAGTTGCAATTGAAAATATTCAAATATTGCAATCCAAATTAAAAAAACCTATTGCCATAGAAACAGGCGTAAATTATTTACGGTGCAATAATAAAGAAATTGAAGATGGTAATTTTGTTGCTGAGCTTTGCAAAGCTACAGATTGCGGAATTTTGCTTGACATACATAATCTGTTTGCCAATCAATTGAACGGAAGGCAATCCATTGAAACTTTTATAGGTCAAATCCCGAAAGACAACGTGGTGGAAATTCATATTGCTGGAGGTACAGAATTGAATAACCTTTGGTTGGACTCTCATTCTGGGCCTATAGACCAACGGTTGCTGGATATTACCAAGGAGGTATTGCCAGAATTTAAAAACCTAAAAGCCGTTACCTATGAAGTTTTCGATTCTTATCTCCCAATAATTGGAGACAAAGTGGTAATAAAAGAATTGGAGAAGGTTAGAAATCTTTGGGAAAGCCGAAAGGTAAAGCCCATATCTGGAGCTAATACAGAAATGCCGAAGGAGGTGATCAATATTCAAAAATTTAATCAGAATTACTCGGTAAAAGAATGGGAGAATACATTGGCAAACCTAGCTATCGATCGAAGTTTTTCAGGAGGATTAAAAGGGATGGCGAAAAGTAACCCCGACCGTATTGCGATGTATCAAAGTTTAATAAAAGAATTTAGAGCTTCCATGATAGCAAGAATATACAAACTAACCGTTAGATACCTTATGCTGACTTTAGGGATGGATGCATTTTACGTAATTCTTCAAGATTTTTGGAGCAAAACCCCTCCAGAGCAATTGAGCTACAAAGAAGCCCAGAACTTTGCACAATATTTGGAAAATAAGGCCTACAAAATGCCATGGTTATACCGATTGCTACGATACGAAGTAGCCATACTAAATTCTATTTTGCGCCACACAACTGAGATCGTTTCCTTTGATGTAGATCCTATGCCAATGTTAAATGCTTTGCATGAAGGGAAATTGCCTGAGATGATTGGCAAATCTGGAGATTATGAAATTGAGATCACCCCAGATGCTCACGATACCGCTCAGTGGACGGCTATTTCTTCCTAA
- the recA gene encoding recombinase RecA, which yields MSSEKDAKLKALKLTLDKLDKTYGKGAVMKMGDSVVEDVDAIPTGSLGLDIALGVGGYPRGRVIEIYGPESSGKTTLTLHAIAEAQKAGGIAAFIDAEHAFDRFYAKKLGVDIDNLIISQPDHGEQALEIADNLIRSGAIDIVIVDSVAALTPKSEIEGEMGDSKMGLHARLMSQALRKLTASISKTKCTVIFINQLREKIGVMFGNPETTTGGNALKFYASVRLDIRRSTQIKDSGGDASGNKTRVKVVKNKVAPPFKSTEFDIMYGEGISRVGEILDLGVEFEIIKKSGSWFSYGDTKLGQGRDAVKVLLQDNPELLEELEDKIREGIKAINS from the coding sequence ATGAGTTCTGAAAAAGATGCGAAATTAAAAGCACTGAAGCTCACTTTAGACAAGTTGGATAAAACCTACGGTAAGGGAGCAGTAATGAAAATGGGAGATAGTGTGGTAGAAGATGTAGATGCTATCCCAACAGGCTCGCTTGGGCTGGATATTGCCTTAGGCGTTGGTGGATACCCACGGGGAAGGGTTATCGAAATATATGGTCCGGAATCCTCTGGTAAAACCACCTTAACCCTGCACGCTATTGCAGAAGCACAAAAAGCGGGTGGAATTGCTGCTTTTATTGATGCCGAACATGCCTTCGATCGTTTTTATGCCAAAAAACTTGGAGTAGATATAGATAACCTTATAATTTCTCAACCAGATCACGGGGAGCAGGCCTTGGAAATTGCCGATAATTTAATACGTTCGGGAGCCATCGATATAGTAATTGTCGACTCTGTGGCGGCTTTAACCCCCAAAAGTGAGATTGAAGGGGAAATGGGAGATTCTAAAATGGGACTTCATGCCCGTTTAATGTCGCAGGCACTTAGAAAGTTAACCGCCAGTATTAGTAAAACAAAATGTACGGTAATATTCATTAACCAGCTTAGGGAAAAGATAGGTGTAATGTTTGGAAATCCAGAGACTACAACAGGTGGTAATGCCTTGAAGTTCTATGCTTCTGTACGTTTGGATATTCGCCGATCTACTCAAATAAAAGATAGCGGTGGCGATGCATCTGGAAATAAAACCAGGGTTAAGGTTGTTAAAAACAAAGTGGCGCCGCCTTTTAAATCTACAGAATTTGATATTATGTATGGAGAAGGGATTTCCCGGGTAGGGGAAATTTTAGATCTAGGGGTAGAATTTGAAATTATTAAGAAAAGTGGTTCTTGGTTTAGCTATGGAGATACCAAATTGGGGCAAGGTAGAGATGCCGTAAAGGTTTTACTACAAGACAATCCAGAGCTTTTAGAAGAATTGGAAGATAAAATACGAGAAGGGATAAAGGCAATCAATAGCTAA